CTGCCCGCGGTCGGCACGCTGGAGGCCAGTTCGGCGTAGCAGAGCGCGGCGAGGCCGGCGACCACCGCGCCGATCACGAACGACAGCGTGACCGACGGCCCGGCGTGCGTCTTCGCCTCGACCCCGGCGAGGGTGAAGATCCCGGTGCCGATGATGATGCCGACGCCGAACCCGATCAGGTCGCGCCCCCTGAGCCGCCGCTTCAGCTCGCCGGATTCCTGCCGCTTGAGGACTTCGTCGACGTCGAGAGTTCTCCGCTCGCCCATGGGGGAACGTTAGAAGGTCGCGCGCGGATGCGCAGATCGGCTGGCCGGACGGCTGGACGCCGAGGCGGAGCGGGGTGCTTCGCGGTCTCGTTCGGGAAGGCTAACCCGGCGGCTCGATGTCGTGGTCCTGGGCGAGGATCGCGGCCTGGACCCGGGACCGCAGGCCGAGCTTGGCGAGCACCCGGGAGACGTGCGTCTTCACCGTCGCCTCGCCGATGTACAGCCGGGCGCCGATTTCGGCGTTCGAGAGTCCGGCGCCGAGGCAGCCCAGCACCTCGCGTTCGCGTTCGGTGAGGTCCGCGAGCCCGGTCGGCGCGGGCGACGGAGCGGCCGGGGTGCTGGCGAACGCGGCGATCAGCCGCTTCGTGACCTGCGGGGCGAGCACGCCCTCGCCCGCCGCGACCAGCCGGACGGCCTCGATCAGCCGGGGCGCCTCGACCGACTTCAGCAGGAATCCGGCGGCCCCGGCGCGCAGCGCGGCGTGCACGTACTCGTCGAGGTCGAAGGTGGTGAGGACGAGGACTTCGGCGAGCCCCTCGGCGATCAGCTGCCGGGTCGCGGTGATCCCGTCGGTGCCGGGCATCCGGACGTCCATCAGGACGACGTCCGGCCGCAGCGCGCGGGCCTGGCGCAGCGCGACCTCGCCGTCGGCGGCTTCGCCGACCACCTCGATGCCCTCGGCGTTGCCGAGGATGAGCGCGAGCCCGGCGCGGATGGCGCCGTGGTCGTCGGCGACGAGGACGCGGATGGTCATGACGGTTCTCCGGCGAGGGGAAGTTCGGCGTGGACAAGCCAGCGCGGCCCGGACGGACCCGCTCGCAGGGTGCCGCCGACGGCGTGCGCGCGCTCGCGCATGCTCAGCAAACCGTGCCCGCCGCCGTCGGACCCGGTCGGCGCGCCGAGCAGTTCGTTGCCGATTTCGACGCTCAGCGTGTCGTCGGCCACGCGCAGCCGCACCGTCACTTGTCCGCCCGGCGCGTGTTTGACCGCGTTGGTGAGCGCTTCCTGCGCGATCCGGTACGCGGTGAGGTCGACTGCCGTCGGGAGTTCTTCGTCCACAGTGGAATCCACGGTCACCGTCATGCCCGCCGCTCGGGCCGATTCCACCAGCCGGGCCAGTTCGGCCAGCCGGGCCGGGGCGGTCACCTCGTCCTCCGCGGATTCCGAACGCAGCAGGCCGATCATCGCGCGCATTTCCTCCAGCGCGCGCACGCTGTTCTCCCGCACGGCGACGAGCACGGTCTGTGCGGTCTTCGGATCGTCCGCCATGGACAGTGCCGCCTCCGATTGAATGGCGATGGCCGACAGATGCCCGGCGACGACGTCGTGCAGGTCGCGGGCCATCCGCGCGCGTTCGGCCGCCACCGCCGCCCGCCGGTCGAGCGCGGCGATCGTCGCGAGCTGTTCGGCGTTGGCGCGTTCGGACGCCGCGATGTCGCTCTGCTGCCGGACATTCGCCCCCCACCACACCGGGACCAGCAGGAACGACAGCATGCTGAACGCGCCCAGCGCCGCCGCCCGCCAGCCCGCGACGGCCAGGAACACGAACAGCACGGTGAGCGTGATCGTCGCGGTCACCCCGACCAGCACCCGGCTCGTCCGGCGGGAGCCGTACAGCATCGCGGAGTAGAGGAAATCCGTGTACGCGATGGCTATCGGCAGCGACAGGCCCAGCACTACATCGACGCCGACGATTCCGGTGGCTACCAGCAGCCCCCACGGCACTTTCCGGCGGAGGAACGCGGCGAGGCAGATCGCGCCTAGTTCGGCGAACCGGATCCACGGCGGGAACGGGTCGCCGCTCGGCAGCAGGCGGTGGCTGTCGGTGAGGTACAGCATCGTGCCGCCGGCGAACACCGCGAGCGCGACGAGGCCGTCCTGCTGCCACGGCGGCAGTTCGCGCGGCCGGGGGAGGGCCGAGCGCAGGTCTCGCAGGCGCACCCGACCATGACAGCACATCGCCGCGCCCCGGTCGTCCTACGAAATGATGACCCCCCGATCGTGCCGTCCGCTGACGCGCGCGGACGCCCGCGCCCGCGACAGTGAAGCCATGGACGAGCTTCTGAACAGCCCGATGACCGCCGCCATCGTGGCGTGCGAGATCGGGTTCTGGGTCTTCATCGCGGCCGGGCTGCTGACCCGGTACGCGCTGCGCAAGCAGAAGGCCAGCACCGTGCTGCTCGCGCTGGTGCCCGTGGTCGACCTGGCGCTGCTGGTGATCACCGTGATCGACCTGATGAACGGCGCGAAGCCGAACGTGACGCACGGGCTGGCCGCGGTGTACTTGGGCTTCTCGGTGGTGTTCGGGCCGTCGATGGTGGAGTGGGCCGACGCCCGGTTCGCGCACCGCTTCGCCGGTGGGCCGCGGCCGGAGAAGCTGACCGGTCGGGCGAAGGCCCGCAAGGAATGGCGTGAATGGGGCAAATGCGTGCTGGCGTCCGCCATCAGCGCCGGGCTGCTGTTGCTCGCGATCGCGGTGGTCGGCGATTCCGGCCACGTCGAGCCGCTGTGGGGCTGGCTGCCGCGGCTCGGCACGCTCACCGGCCTGTGGTTCGTCTTCGGGCCGCTGTGGCAGGAGCTTTTCGGCTCCTCCGCGTCGAAAAAGGAGGCGTCGCGGTGATCGAGCTGTTCGGGATTCTCCTGGTGGTGCAGGGCGCGGGCGGGCTGATCAACCGGCTGGCCGGGGCGGGGCACCCGAGCTGGTTCGTCCAGTTGCACGTGCTGCCGCCGAACCTGCACGTCGTCGCCAGCGTCGTCCTGCTCGGGGCCGGGGTGGCGGTGCTGTTCGCGACCCGGGCGCGCAAACGCCGCCGCGGCTAGACTCGGGGGCATGGCGGCCGGTCCGGTTCTGCTGTTCGCCGTGGTCAGCGTGGCGCCCTCGGCGTTGTTCTGGGCTGCCCTCCGCGTTCCGGCGCTCTGCCGCTGGCTGCGTCGGCGACGCGCCGTCCCTGTCCCGTCCGAACCGCCGGTGGAGCAGGTGGCCGCGGACCTGCGCCGGGTACGCCGGACGCTTGCCCAGCTGCCCGCCGGAACGCCCGCCGCGCGCCGGATCGGCACCCGGCAGGCGTACGACGAACTGCTCGTCACCGCCTGCCGCGAGATCGGCGTCGAGCACCGGCTCGGCGAATTGCGCGAGGGCACGGACCGGGATCTCGAACGGCTGCGCGTCGAGGATTCGCTGAGCCGTAAAGGATTCGTGCTGTCCTGAGCGGAGTGGCAGGATGCCCGGGTGGACTTCCAGCCGAAAGACCGGCCCGCGGACGCGTTCCAGCAGCCTCTCACCGCCGACCAGATCGAACTGCTCTGCCGTCGCGCGCTGGGCAGCGGCGTGCGGTCCGCCGTCGAAATCGGCTGGGGCGGCTACAACAACACCTACCGGGTGGAACTGGCCGACGGCCCGGCCATCCTGCGCGTCGCCCCGGAACCGGCGCGGCAGAACCGGATCGAGCATCAGTTCATGCGCAACGAGTACCTTGCCGCGCCGTACTTCGCGCCGATCGCGCCGCTGATGCCGCGCACTCTCGCGGCCGACTTCACGCACCAGGTCATCGGCCGCGATTACGTGCTGCAGGCCGTTCTTCCCGGAGAGCCCGGCCCGGAAGTCCTTTCCGCTCGGACGCCGGAGGAGCGGGCCCCGTACTTCCGCCAGCTCGGCGAACTCGCCCGCGCCGTCCACGACGTGCGCGGCCCCGGGTTCGGCACCGTGGCCGGACCGCATTTCGCGACCTGGAGCGAAGCGCTGATCGCGTACTTCGAGGACAACGCCGCCGATGTGGAGGATCTCGGCCTCGACGGGGCCGACCTGCGCGCGGTGGCCGCCTGGGCGAAGCGCGACGCGGCGTTGCTCGACGAGATCACCGAACCGCGCCTGCTGCACGGGGATCTGTGGCACGTGAACGTGATGCTGACCCCGTCGCTGCAGATCGTCGGGGTGTTCGACCACGACCGCAGCTGGTGGGGCGACCCGGCGGCGGACTGGACGATCCGCATGGCGTCGGTGAAAACGGGCTCGAAGCGGGATTGGTTCTGGGACACCTACGGGCGACCCGACGAGTCCCCGTCGGCGCGTCGGCGGGCGTTGTATTACGAAGCCCGCCACCTCGGCGCGGTCCGGTTGGAGCGGATGCGGCTCAAGGAGCGGCAGGTGGAGGAGACGTACGCCGATTTGGCCGAGATCCTGGCGGCGCTGGAATCAGAGTGACGGGTCCGAGCCGCGCAGCGCAGCCCACCAGAACCCGAACGCGGCGATCAGCACGCTGACCGTCAGCCAGCCCGCGAAGCCGCTGCCGTCGACCAACGCCCAAAACGCCCCCACGACCGGAGCGACGGCCAGCACCGGCAGGTCAGCCCGGAATTGCCGCGCAAGCCGTACCGGCGTCGCGGCGGCAAGCGTGCGTTCCTCGTCCGGCTCGGAAGGGTTGTCCAGGCGACGGCCACGCGGCTCCGCAGTGCGCACCGAACCCGCCGGGTACAGCACCTCTCCGTCGATCCGGACGGCCACATGACGGTCTGTCCGCAGGTCGCCCAGCACCTCGACCCGCGAAGGCGACGGCAGGCCGATCAGCGTCGGCGAGAAGTACACCGGGATCCACCGCGGCGTCGCGGTGTCGGCCTCCAGCCACGATCGCGTCAGCAACCCGCGCTGCACCTTGATCCGGCGCATCGGCACCGAAGCACCCGCCTTGCGCCGCGACGGCTGCACGAAGCGCTTGAAGAGCAGGAATCCGTTCACCGCAAGCATCGCGAGCACTGCGACCACAGTGACCGTCGCGTAGGTCGAGGCGCGATCAGCGGTCACCAAAGCCGAAGCGCCGGTCGTGACTGCCCGCGAAGGTGCGGACGGGTCGTAGCGCACCGGAACCTTCGCGCCCAGCGGAGGGGGAGTGGTGTCCAGCTCGACCGCCGCGTTCGCTTCCGGCTGATTCGGCACCGGGAACCGCACGGTGACGGTGTCGTCGTCGACTCGCGCGACGATGCCGGTCGCGTTCGCGGTGAGCCCCTGCAGGCGCGGCCGGGTGCTGTTGAACTCCAGCAGCTGCACCACGAACACCGCCGCGCACGCGACGAACACGACCGCACTCGTCACGAGAATGTGGCGTACCGGCCGCAACCGCAGGAAGTTCCGCACAAAGCTCACCTTAACTGTCCAAAAAGGAAGGAGCGGCGCGGGGAGTCCGCGCCGCTCCTTCGAATCCCGCTGGGGGAGGATTACTTCACGAACCCGATCTTGGGGTAGTCGTACGGGTTGTTCGCGTAGCCCGGCGAACCGAAGTTGCCGACCGTCTTGCGGACGGCGAACGCACCGACCGACTGGAAGATCGGAAGCTGGTGGCCCAGCGCCCAGATCTCCTTGTCCGCGGCGTTGATGTCCGCGGCCCGCTTCGTGTCGTCCAGTTCCTGCGCGGCGGTGTCGAGCAGCTGGTTTTCCTTGTCGCTGCCGATCCGGCCGTAGTTCTGGTTGACGTTCTTCGGGTCCAGGTAGTAGATGCCCTTGCTGCCGCCGATCGGGAACGAGTTCGAGATCCAGCGGAACAGCGTGAGGTCGAAGTTGCCGACGTTGACGTAGTTCTTGAAGAACTCGGTCGACGGGACGGCCACGATGTCGATGCCGACGCCGATCGCCTTCAGCTGCGACTGCAGGATCTGGGCGGTCTGCTGGCTGATCGGGGTGCCGGTCGGGATCACCAGGCGCAGCTTCAGCTGCTTGCCGTCCTTGGCGCGCAGGTCGCCGGACTGCTTCCAGCCCAGCTTGTCCAGCTCCGCCTTGGCCGCGTTCTGGTCGAACTTGTACGGGCCGCTGTTGTCCTCGTAGGTCTTCGAGCCCTTGAGGTACAGGTGGTTGCCGATCGGCGTGGTGTCCTTCTGCATCTGGCCGAGGATCGACTTCGCGATGGTCACCGTGTCGACGCCGCGCATGACCGCCAGCCGCAGGTCCTTGTCCGCGAGGATCGAGGACGGGGCGCCGTTGAGCGTCATGTGCGTGTAGTCGGGGTAGGCCGACTGGCGCACGGCCGCGTTCGGGTCCGCCTGGGCCCGCTTGAACGCGTTGATGTCGTTGTTCAGCGGGTAGAAGTCGATCTGCCCGTTGGCGAACGCGTCCGCCAGTGCCGGCCGGTCCACGACCTTGTAGGTCACGGTGTCCAGCTTCGGCTTGTCGCCCCACCAGTTCGGGTCGCGCTCGAACACCGCGGTCTTGGCGGTGTAGTCGACGCTCTTGATCTTGAACGGACCCGCGGTGATCTGCGCCTTCTGCGCCCAGCCCTTGTTGAAGGTGTTGGCGTCGGCCATCGCCTCCTTCGGGTACAGCGGCGAGAACAGCGACTTCCACTCCGCGAACTTCTTCGCGAAGGTGATCTTGACGTCGAGGTCGTCAGTGCCCTTCTCGACCTTCGCGATGTCCTCGTAGCCGGTGGTGCTGGAGACCTGGTAGGCGGTGTCCTTGCCGTTCAGGGCCTTCGCCATCGCGGCGAAGTCCTCCCACGAGAACTGGCGCCCGTTGCTCCACTTGGCCTTCGGGTTGATCTTGTACTCGATGACCTGCGGGTCCTGGCTGACGACCTCGGCCGAGGTCAGGTAGTTCTTGTCGGTCCCGACCGTCGCGTCCGCGTTCTGCGGGAACGGGTAGGGCAGGATCGCGCCGAACATGCTGGCGCCGTCCAGGACGGTGCCGTCGACCTGGTAGTAGTTCCAGTTGTCCGGCAGCTGGTCGACCGGCCACTTGAAGTCGCCGCCGTCCTTCAGCTTGTCCAGCGGCTGCTCGTTGATGTCCGCGGTCTTGACCCCGGAGGAACCGGTGTCCTGCAGGCCTTTGTCGCCGCCGCCGCTGCCGCCGCCGCAAGCGGCGAGCAGGAGCCCCAGAGCGGCAACGGGGGCCACGAGTGCGGCCATTCTCCGTCGCATGTGTCTACCTTTCTTCTTCTGGTGTGCCAACGGATCGTGGCTACACAACTTCGCGGGTTTTGGCGTAGTGGCACGCGACGTCGTGGTCCTGCGCGCGGGATTCGCGCGGAGGTTCGACGTCGACGCACTTCTTCTTGTCCTCTTCGGACAGCTGGGAGAAGACGAAACACCGGGTCCGGAACCGGCAGCCCGACGGCGGGTTCGCCGGGCTGGGCAGGTCGCCGGTGAGGATGATCCGGCCGCGCTCGCGCTCCTTGGCCGGGTCCGGGATCGGGATCGCGGACAGCAGCGCCTGCGTGTACGGATGCTGCGGGGCCTCGAAAACCGTGCGGACGTCGCCGATCTCCACGATCTTGCCGAGGTACATCACGGCCACGCGGTCGGCGATGTGCCGGACCACCGACAGGTCGTGCGCCACGAACAGGTACGACAGGCCCAGCTTGGCCTTCAGCTCGTCCAGCAGGTTGATCACGCCGGCCTGGATCGACACGTCGAGCGCGGACACCGGCTCGTCGAGCACGATCAGCTTCGGCTCCAGCGCGAGCGCCCGCGCGATGCCGATGCGCTGGCGCTGCCCGCCGGAGAACTCCGCCGGGTACCGGTCGGCGTGCTCGGGGCGCAGGCCGACCAGCCCGAGCAGTTCCGGCACCCGCTGGTCGATCCGCTCCTTCGAGAACCCGTGCGTGACCATCGGCTCGGCGATGATGTCGCCGATCGGCAGCCGGGGGTCGAGCGCGGCCATCGGGTCCTGGAAGACCACCTGCAGATCGCGGCGGATCGCCTTGCGGTCCTTGCCCGCGAGCTTCGCGACGTCCTTGCCGAGCACCGCGACCGAACCGTGCGACGGGGCCGCCAGTTCGAGGATCTCCATCAGCGTGGTCGACTTGCCGCAGCCGGATTCCCCGACCAGGCCGAGGGTTTCGCCCTCGACGATGTCGAAGGTGATCCCGTCGACCGCGCGCACGGTGCCGACCTTGCGCTTGAAGACGGTGCCCTTGCTGACCGCGTAGTGCTTCTGCAGGTCCCGCACGTCCAGCACGGTCGAGCGCTGGGTGCGCGGCAGCGACGCGACCGCGGCCTCCTCGATCACCTCGGCGCCGTAGACCTCGGCGGCGTCCGCTTCCGGACGG
The nucleotide sequence above comes from Amycolatopsis sp. AA4. Encoded proteins:
- a CDS encoding phosphotransferase family protein, whose protein sequence is MDFQPKDRPADAFQQPLTADQIELLCRRALGSGVRSAVEIGWGGYNNTYRVELADGPAILRVAPEPARQNRIEHQFMRNEYLAAPYFAPIAPLMPRTLAADFTHQVIGRDYVLQAVLPGEPGPEVLSARTPEERAPYFRQLGELARAVHDVRGPGFGTVAGPHFATWSEALIAYFEDNAADVEDLGLDGADLRAVAAWAKRDAALLDEITEPRLLHGDLWHVNVMLTPSLQIVGVFDHDRSWWGDPAADWTIRMASVKTGSKRDWFWDTYGRPDESPSARRRALYYEARHLGAVRLERMRLKERQVEETYADLAEILAALESE
- a CDS encoding ABC transporter family substrate-binding protein, with translation MRRRMAALVAPVAALGLLLAACGGGSGGGDKGLQDTGSSGVKTADINEQPLDKLKDGGDFKWPVDQLPDNWNYYQVDGTVLDGASMFGAILPYPFPQNADATVGTDKNYLTSAEVVSQDPQVIEYKINPKAKWSNGRQFSWEDFAAMAKALNGKDTAYQVSSTTGYEDIAKVEKGTDDLDVKITFAKKFAEWKSLFSPLYPKEAMADANTFNKGWAQKAQITAGPFKIKSVDYTAKTAVFERDPNWWGDKPKLDTVTYKVVDRPALADAFANGQIDFYPLNNDINAFKRAQADPNAAVRQSAYPDYTHMTLNGAPSSILADKDLRLAVMRGVDTVTIAKSILGQMQKDTTPIGNHLYLKGSKTYEDNSGPYKFDQNAAKAELDKLGWKQSGDLRAKDGKQLKLRLVIPTGTPISQQTAQILQSQLKAIGVGIDIVAVPSTEFFKNYVNVGNFDLTLFRWISNSFPIGGSKGIYYLDPKNVNQNYGRIGSDKENQLLDTAAQELDDTKRAADINAADKEIWALGHQLPIFQSVGAFAVRKTVGNFGSPGYANNPYDYPKIGFVK
- a CDS encoding response regulator transcription factor, giving the protein MTIRVLVADDHGAIRAGLALILGNAEGIEVVGEAADGEVALRQARALRPDVVLMDVRMPGTDGITATRQLIAEGLAEVLVLTTFDLDEYVHAALRAGAAGFLLKSVEAPRLIEAVRLVAAGEGVLAPQVTKRLIAAFASTPAAPSPAPTGLADLTEREREVLGCLGAGLSNAEIGARLYIGEATVKTHVSRVLAKLGLRSRVQAAILAQDHDIEPPG
- a CDS encoding sensor histidine kinase, whose protein sequence is MCCHGRVRLRDLRSALPRPRELPPWQQDGLVALAVFAGGTMLYLTDSHRLLPSGDPFPPWIRFAELGAICLAAFLRRKVPWGLLVATGIVGVDVVLGLSLPIAIAYTDFLYSAMLYGSRRTSRVLVGVTATITLTVLFVFLAVAGWRAAALGAFSMLSFLLVPVWWGANVRQQSDIAASERANAEQLATIAALDRRAAVAAERARMARDLHDVVAGHLSAIAIQSEAALSMADDPKTAQTVLVAVRENSVRALEEMRAMIGLLRSESAEDEVTAPARLAELARLVESARAAGMTVTVDSTVDEELPTAVDLTAYRIAQEALTNAVKHAPGGQVTVRLRVADDTLSVEIGNELLGAPTGSDGGGHGLLSMRERAHAVGGTLRAGPSGPRWLVHAELPLAGEPS
- a CDS encoding ABC transporter ATP-binding protein; amino-acid sequence: MSAALELSAETGKPTGTVLEVSDLEVSFPSESGRVHAVRGLNYQVAAGEVLGIVGESGSGKSVSSLAVMGLLPPQARVSGSIRFQDSELIGKSDTDLSKIRGKKISMVFQDPLSALTPVYTVGAQIAEALLVHGKGTITKQQANNRAVELLDLVGIPNAAARAKAFPHEFSGGMRQRAVIAIAIANDPDLIIADEPTTALDVTVQAQVLEVLKTAQEVTGAGIVIITHDLGVVAGFADRLMVMYAGRAVEQGPVETIYAQPRMPYTLGLLGSIPRVDAREKQPLVPIEGQPPSLVNLPQGCPFAPRCPLAIDACRTAEPELFTITPGNPNAPVDTTHRAACIRTEELARPEADAAEVYGAEVIEEAAVASLPRTQRSTVLDVRDLQKHYAVSKGTVFKRKVGTVRAVDGITFDIVEGETLGLVGESGCGKSTTLMEILELAAPSHGSVAVLGKDVAKLAGKDRKAIRRDLQVVFQDPMAALDPRLPIGDIIAEPMVTHGFSKERIDQRVPELLGLVGLRPEHADRYPAEFSGGQRQRIGIARALALEPKLIVLDEPVSALDVSIQAGVINLLDELKAKLGLSYLFVAHDLSVVRHIADRVAVMYLGKIVEIGDVRTVFEAPQHPYTQALLSAIPIPDPAKERERGRIILTGDLPSPANPPSGCRFRTRCFVFSQLSEEDKKKCVDVEPPRESRAQDHDVACHYAKTREVV